The nucleotide sequence ATATCTGGAAAATGTCTGTTGATATGATTAATGACAACTTTCTTTTTGGAGTTGGACCCGGTGCATATAAATACGAAATGCTGAATTATTTTCCTTATATGCTTGATAATTGGTGGGGCAAGTTATTGATTTATTTTTATGAAGTAACTGATGGAGCAAATTTATCCCATAATTTTTTCTTAACTTTTTTTACGGAGATGGGAGTTCTCGGTTTTATTACTGCAGTCTCACTGCCGTTTATTTATTTACGAATAGGTATCAAAACTCTCATAAAATATAAAAAGCAATCTGCTGAAAAATTTTACTTAGTTGTAGCCTTGTTTGCAGCTGGCTGTAGTATTATACTTCGAAATTTTTTTAATGGTATTGGTCTTCTTTATGTAGGTGGAATTCAGACCGATCTTCCTTTTTGGCTGATTTTTGGTAGTCTGATTTATTTTTATCAATCACAGATTGAAATGAATTCGTAAACTTTGGAAAGTTAGACTACCTGATAATTTTATGAAGTTTAATAGCAAAAACATTTCTATAAATGCGGTGTTAAACCAAAACTCTTTATTTAGATTTGTCTTCCACTCGATCTTATCAGTACTTTTTTATAGTGTCAGAATGATTGTCAAATTAATTCCGTACAAGAGTCAAAATATTCTGATTATCTCACTTCATAGATTGGGGGATACAATATTTACGATACCTGCAATTAATGAGGTATATAAAAAATTTGGAGACAGAGTTATAATAATTTGCTACCCTGAATCAGTTCCTTTATATAAACTTATTTATAAAGATATTCGAATGATTCAGTTAAATCATAATGATTTTTTATTTGGAAAAAGATATGCAAAATCTGAACTTAGAAGGAAATTAAATTCTTTCCGACCATCAATCATCATTGACATAACAGGTTCGATGATTTCTGCCTCATTAATATTTAATAGTAGGACAAATAATATTATAGGTATCAATGGTGATCAATTTAAATGTATCTATGATCACTTTGTCAAGTTCAGATATTCACCACAATTGAAGGATATCTATTTAGATGCGATTACACCTTTGATTGAAAATGTTGAGCGGAACAGTTTAACCAAGAATAATATTTCAATAAATATGGAAGGAAAAATTTTAATAAATCCTTTTGCAGGTTGGAAAGAGAAAGAATGGAATAAAAAAAAAATTATTGAATTAGCAAGACTACTAAATAAGGATTTTAATGTCGGAATTATAGTTCAGAAAGGACAAATTGATACAGATTTAATTTACGAAATAGATCATCAGAATATTGATCTGATTCAAACTAAATCAGTTGATGAGTTAATTGAATCAATTAAGAATGCTTCATTGTTTATAGGCAATGACTCGGGCCCGGTAAATATAGCATGTTTTTTTGGCAAACCATCATTGACGCTGTTTGGAGCTACAAATCCTGATTATGTAAAAACTAATTTTGAATATAATGTTTTTTTGCAAAAGGAGCTTGGATGCTCAGCTAGGAATAATGAAAAATTTTGTTTAATTGGTGGAATGATTTATCAATGTTCTGGAATTCAGTGTATGAATTTACTTTCGGTGGAAGATGTTTATAATGCTTTGCTTCCATTGCTGAACTTATATTGTAAGAAAAAGATATAAGAGTTTTTAATAAATAGATTAGCTGGCTGTTGAGCTTTCTAAGATTGAAAACCTATGCGGGTCGCAAACATTGCTCAGTATAAAAATGTTCATACTCTTTTATGCCTTCATTAAAATTAAAGTTTGTTGAAGTCATTCGTTTTGCATTTTCACTGAAGAGAGTAAGAAGTGATGGATTTTCAAGTAAACTTAAAACTGCTGTGGCTAAACCTTTATAATCTCCCTCTTCAACAAGATAACCTGTTTCACCAGGAATTATTAAATCCTTAATACCAACAACATTGGTTCCTACGGCAGGAATTCCCATAATCATTGCTTCAAGTAATGCGTATGGCAATCCTTCATAACGTGATGAAAGGACGAACAAATCAAAAATTCTATAGTAATCTTTGGAGTTCTTTTGAAAACCAGCAAGTTCAATTTTATTCTGAAGATTAAGTTTATGAATCTCCTCCAGACAGTCAGTAATAAGCGGACCATCACCAACAAATACTAATTTAGTGTTTGGAATAGTTTCGTTAATTATTTTAAAACTTTTAATTAATGTAATTGGATCTTTCTGATAATATAACCTGCCAACTGTTCCAATTATTATGTCAGAATTTTTTGTTTTTAATTTTTCAGAAACCTTGTTCTCATAAACATGATCACTATAATCACCGGGGTCAATTGAATTGTAAAGCGTAATTACTTTTTTGCTCGGTACAATTTTATGCTCTAAAGCTAAATCTCTTTCCGAACCTGAAACTGCTATTAATTTATTTGTAATATAACCGAGATACTTTTCAAGTTTCAGATAAAGCAATCTGCGTGCTCTTATTCTGGTATCACAAAACATAAAACCATGCGGGGAGTAAATAACATTTGGATGACGGCTTAAAAATGCAGCTAACCTTCCGACAAAACCGGCTTTGGTACTATGACAATGAACAATGTTGTATTTGTTCTCTTTAATGATTCTTCTGATTTTTAAAATATTGGAAAGATCTGTAATCGATCCGCTCCTACTAATTGGTAAACCGTAAGTTCTATTAAAAATTCCTTTACTCTCCTGGACGAAATTCTTATTTCTTTTTGTTGAAAAGATTATGTCGATTTGAAATTCAGATCGGTCTATTTTTTTGGCTATATCGATGACATGTTTTTGAGTCCCGCCGGAGGTCGCTTCAAGAATATATAGAATCTTTATCATTTCGAAGATTCTGCTCCTAAAAGATTTGAATAAAAATTATCCAGCTTCATAACATGTTCTTTGATATCGAATGATTTAGATCTTTCTAATCCAGCTTCTACCAATGTATCTGCCATTTGAGGATTCTCAATTATTTTAAAAACTGCATCAGCGATAGCTTCCGGATCTTCTCGGCGAATCAGAATTCCACTCACTCCATTAATAACAACTTCCCTAATGCCATCCACATTTGTAGCTATCACGGGAATACCTGCTGACATGGCTTCAAGCAGTACAATCCCAAATCCTTCATACAAAGAAGGAAGAATGAAAATATTCATTCTACTATAAAATGGAATTACATCTGCAAATTTACCAAAAAATTTAACTGAATTGCTAATCCCTAATTTTCCGGTAAGTTCCTTTAATTCTTGCAGAAGGGATCCGTCTCCAACTATTTCTAATTGGACGGTAGGAAACTTAGTTAAAATGATTTTCATTGCCAACAATAAGTAGTTGATTCCTTTTTGGGGTTCTAACCTGCAAATCGTTCCGATTACTATTGGTTTTCCAATCAAAATCTTATTAGAAGCTGCTATTTTGAAAAATTTTTCATAGTCAATAGCATTATGAAGCACAAATATCTTTTTTGATGAAATCAGTTCAAACTTACATAAGCTGCTTTTGACTGAGTTTGAAATTGCGATTACTTGTTTACTTAAGAATATGCTTATCATTTCAAGAAGTATGAAAACATTGTGTTTCTTTGGATTTACGTTATTATGTTTATGCGTAATTAAAATTCCATAATTAGAAATTAAATGGGCGAAAGCTGTATAAAATCTTGCCTGGAATAAATGTGAGTGAATAATATCCGGTTTGGTTTGTCTTATTAATTTTGCCAAATGAAAAACTACGGACGGACTAAATCTCGATTTGATCTTAAGAACCATAACCTTACAATATTCTTCTATCTCTTTTTTTAGATCATCGGGTTTTTCCCAGAGAGCAACGACATTGAATTCATATTTTTTATGATCGAGGAGTTTCAGGTAAGATACGAGTAACCTTTCAGCCCCACCAATCCCAAGGCTTGTAATTACATAAAGAATTTTAATTTTTTTTGTCAAAATTTATGATTATGCATTAAGTAATGTTTATAAACAAAGTTAAGTATATTAAGTAAGAATAAGTCCAGTTCATTACTTAGTTAGAAAAAATATTAAAAATTCTCTTGAGCATTCATTTTAATTCAAACACGAATCAACTTGACGCAGTTAATGAACATATCTGATGACATATATAAACTTAGTTAACTTCTATCCGAAATATAAATATTTAGTTATTCTTACTTCCAGCAAACATATTTAAAAATGTTTGTTGTTATTGAGGTGTTGCAAATTAATTATTTAGATGATTTGCTTTATAGCTTTCTTTTTCTCAAATATTAATTATTTGGTTAAGTTGTGATGGAAATATTTTTTTACTTAAAACAATTAGCAATTTATCTAGGTTTTGAAAGTAGTTTTTAACATCATTCGTGTAAATCAATTATATTCAATTGTTCTTAAGTCGATAACTGGTTTCAGTATTTAAAACCCATTTCGCAGATGATTGTAAATAAAAAATCTATTTATGTAGCCAGCGTTATTACAGATTTTATTCTTATAAATCTTTCATTTCTGTTAGCCTTACAAATTTCGCATACATCAGAACTAAATTTTGAACAGAAACAGCCCTATTTACTTTTAGTAATTCTGAATTTTGTCTGGTTCTTTTATACAAACTCAAGTGAGTTTTATGAAGAATTCTTAATCAGACCATTCCCAATCCAGATATATAATATTTTTAAGTTATCAATAGTCATTTCAATATTTAACGTGCTTTTTCTTTTCGTCATTAAACAAGAACTTTATACAAGAAATTTCATAGTAATAAACGGACTTATTGTTTTTATTGCCATCACCATCAGGAGCATTATTTTCAAAAGTGCATTGCGTACACTCAGAAGTAAAGGTAAATCAATAAGAAATTTGTTGATTATTGGTGCGAACAAAATCGGACAAAGATTTAAAGACGTTATTACTAAAAACCCCGAATATGGTCATCGATTTGTTGGATTTATTAATGATGCTGCTGGTGCTGATGTGTTGGGAGATTTCTCTGAGCTTGATAAAATTATTAAGGAAAAAAATGTGGAAGATGTGGTCATCGCTCTTCATACTGGTTCAGGTATTGATCTTGACGAGATGGTAAGTATATGCAATAAGAATGCTGTGAAAATCCATGTTATTCCTGACTTCTTTAAATTCTTATCAGGAAGGTTTCAAATTAGTTCAGTCAGTAATCTGCCAGTGATTACTATTCGGGATGAACCCCTGAACGAATTTATACAAAGGTTTATAAAAAGATTTTTTGATATGATTTTTTCATTTCTTGTTACGTGCTTCGTGCTTTCATGGTTCCTGCCAATAATGTCATTGCTAATCCGATTAGATTCATCCGGTCCAGCACTTTTTATTCAGGAAAGATTCGGAATGAAACGTAAACCATTTAAATGTATGAAGTTCAGGACATTAACTTACCAGAAGAAAAGCTCAGTTGAGTTTGAACCAATTGTCAAAAAAGATCCAAGAGTTACGAGAATAGGAAAGATGCTGAGAAAAACCAATCTTGATGAACTACCACAATTTATTAATGTGCTGAAAGGTGATATGTCTGTAGTAGGACCACGACCATTGACAAAAGGTGTTGACGAAGTTTATCAAAAAATCTATAAAGATGTGAAGATGAGATACAATGTTCGGCCAGGTCTTACCGGCTGGTCGCAAATAAATGGTTTACGAGGTGAAGTAGCAGGTGAGGAAGAAAATAAACAACATATTTTAGAAAAAATGAAATTTGACTTATGGTATATCGAGAACTGGTCGCTGAAATTTGATATTCAAATAATCCTCATTACAATTTGGCACATGATTCGTGGAGATACAAAGGGATTTTAGCAGTGTGATGTTATTCTTTAAAATGAATTCCACAATAACAATTCAATAGATTACTTCTTTATTTTTTATAATAATGAATTTGTAATGCTTCGTCTAATAATTATTAAATCTTATAAAAAGTTATTATATGAATATTCTTATAATTGCAATTTTCTGATCTCCAATTAAATTTATTGTATGAACATATTAAACATACTTAACTATTCTCCTGAATTTGGCGGTGGTATCGCGAAACTTCTTCTGGCACTTGGAAAAGAATCTAAGTTAAATGGACATAAATTATTCATAGGTTTTCCTGAAAGACGTGAATGGCAAAATGAATTATCATTGCATTCGGAGATTATTATTATTCCAGAAATTAAAAGTGCGTCAGTGTTTAAATTTTCAAAAATTATTCATAACATTTGTAAAACTCATTCAATAGATATATTACATCTGCATTTCAAATTTGCCTTAGCTTTCTCATTAGCCTGTTCGTTTAAAAAATGTACCATTCCTGTAATATTTCATTGGCACAACATTCCAAAAGTGCTGAATGAATTTCTGACTCCTCAAAGAAAATTTCAAAACAAACTAAAACGAATTTCATTGCGCATTGTGGCTAGTTTTACAGATAGTAGAATTATTAATTATCATATTTCTATTAGCAGAGAAATAACAGAGCTTTTAACAAAAAATAAATGGACTGATCCAGAAAAAATTATTTTTTTACCGAATGGGATTACTAAAAATAATCTCCAAAGCAATCGATCAAAATTAGGTTTAAAGAAAGTGCCTGTTATTGGAACAGTTGCAAATTTCAGACCTCAGAAAGATTATGAAACATTATTAAATGCATTTAGCATTTTAGATAAGTCAGGAGTGAAGAGCGAATTATGGATCATTGGTGATGGACCAAATAGAAATAGCGTGGAAAATTTAGCAAACGAATTAGGTATTTCATCGAGTATACGCTTTTTAGGAATAGTACAAAATCCGGCCGAAGTTTATAACAATTTCGATATATTTGTTTTATCAACTCACTTTGAAGGACATCCGCTGGTTTTGTTGGAGGCTATGAGTCATGGACTACCAATTATAGCTACAGCCGTTTCAAGTATTATGGAAGTTATTACACATCAAGAAAATGGCTTATTAGTAAAGCATCAGGACGCAAAGGATCTTGCCTCAGCTTTTCAAATTCTTCTTGATGATGAATCACTAAATTCTAAATTACGTCAAGCTTCGTCGGAAACTTTTCAATTACAAATATCAATTGATGATTGGGCTAATAAACTAATTGCAATCTATGAGCAATTACAGAAATGAAAACTTAATATTTCTATTGGTTATTTCAGTTTTACCAATCCTGCTCCAATTCATACGTACCCAAAATGATCATCAACTGACAAATTGTTTTCTGAGTTAAGCTATGTCCATCTTCAAGATTAATTTTAGAATGCAGACATATTATGTCTTTTTTTTGCACTTGCCTTGATATAATCAAAGAACTATGTTTCATTTGAATTTTCAACCTTAGAGGAACCAATGAAACAATTACTCCCCATGTTCTTTGTTAGTTTGCTCTTACTTTTGATAGGTAATAATACCAATGCACAAGCGCATAAAGTGATTGAGTCTGCTAACGACTATATCATAGTTGAATTTAATTTTGGCAGTTCATATTCTGTTATTGATACGGTTGTTGAAGGAAGAATATTTCAAAAAATAAAAGGAGTTGATCATTCAATAAGAAAACCAGGTGATCCCTGGGTCCCCGCTTATAATGTTCTCATTGGAATTCCATTTGAAAGTAACCCATCAATAAAAATTCTTCAGACAAAACAATCAACACAAAAAAATAAATTCATCATTCCTTATCCCGAAGAAGATCCTGCCTTCGTCAAACAGGATTTTGATAAAATCAATGTAGAGGTATATTCGAAAAATGAGTTGTTCCCGGTATCAGCAGCATTGCTTGAAGAAACTTATGTTGTTCGTTTTGCAAATGTTTTACCTCTCTCAATTTCACCTTATCAGTTCAATCCTGTTACAAGAGATTTAATTTACAATTCACAAATTCTGGTTCGCATTGATTTCAACCCTCAGAACAAGGGAAATTTTGTCTCTCTGAATGATGTGATGACAGATGAATTCTTGATGTCATCTACAATTAATTATCACGAAGCGAAAACTTTTGGCAGCAAATTTATTTCAAGTGATTCTCCGCTGGCGGGAGATGGGTACTGGTATAATCCGAATAAAAATTATTTTAAAATTTATCTCAAAAAAAAGGATGTTTACAGAGTCACTTATGAAGAACTTGTAGCGTCGGGCGTTCAGTTAGGTTCTAATACTTCTGTTGATAAACTCGAGCTATTTAATGATGGCGTATCAGTTCCAATTGAAGTATTCGATAACAATTCAGATCAACTTTTTAATGCAGGTGACTATATGCAGTTCGTTGGTTTTCCTGTTACACCTACTGAGTATTGTAAAATGAATATTTATAATCTTTCCAATACTTACTGGTTTTCATATCAAAGTGATTCAACTGGATTAAATTATAATCATACACCTGCCTGGTCAGACTTTACTCGTCAATACTTTAACAATTTAACTACTTTGCATGCTGAAAAAGATTCAATATATGAAAATTTAGGTCATGCTCTGGATGATAAAAGAGATTTCTGGTTTTGGGATAAAGCTACATCAAGAAATCAGCAAGTATCATACAGGTTTGTCCATTATTTTGAATCTTTTCCGCAATGGAACACAGATTCTGCATATATCAGAGTCAGGGTTGCGATGCAAGGAATGAGCTTAACTTCATTTTGTCAAAATGATCATACAGCTTATATCATAATCAATAATAAGGAAATTGGTAGTATTTCCTGGGATGGACAATCGGATGTTATTTTCGATAAAAAATTTTATGCTTCACCTGATAGCATTCCGATTTATCCGGGCAATGAACTAAATGTTGAAGTAAGAGGCGATCAATGTACAATAGTTGATGATGAAATAAGAATTAATTGGTTGGAGTTTGAATATTGGAGAGGCAATTCAGCTTTTAGTAAGTACTATAATTTTATCAATCATGATGCATACGGAATTAATGCTTACGGAATATTCAATTGGCCCTCGGATAGTGATATGCGCATTTATATTCCTTCAAAAAATAAAATGATGTACTTACCTGATCCTGCAAGTTATCAGCAATTTGTAGATACAATGAGGGCGTCAACAGAATATTTTCTTGCAGCGAGTGATTACTACTCAAACGTTGACTCAATCATAGCTGATGCATCATCCGATTTAAGAAATCCT is from Ignavibacteriota bacterium and encodes:
- a CDS encoding glycosyltransferase family 9 protein codes for the protein MIVKLIPYKSQNILIISLHRLGDTIFTIPAINEVYKKFGDRVIIICYPESVPLYKLIYKDIRMIQLNHNDFLFGKRYAKSELRRKLNSFRPSIIIDITGSMISASLIFNSRTNNIIGINGDQFKCIYDHFVKFRYSPQLKDIYLDAITPLIENVERNSLTKNNISINMEGKILINPFAGWKEKEWNKKKIIELARLLNKDFNVGIIVQKGQIDTDLIYEIDHQNIDLIQTKSVDELIESIKNASLFIGNDSGPVNIACFFGKPSLTLFGATNPDYVKTNFEYNVFLQKELGCSARNNEKFCLIGGMIYQCSGIQCMNLLSVEDVYNALLPLLNLYCKKKI
- a CDS encoding glycosyltransferase family 4 protein, which produces MIKILYILEATSGGTQKHVIDIAKKIDRSEFQIDIIFSTKRNKNFVQESKGIFNRTYGLPISRSGSITDLSNILKIRRIIKENKYNIVHCHSTKAGFVGRLAAFLSRHPNVIYSPHGFMFCDTRIRARRLLYLKLEKYLGYITNKLIAVSGSERDLALEHKIVPSKKVITLYNSIDPGDYSDHVYENKVSEKLKTKNSDIIIGTVGRLYYQKDPITLIKSFKIINETIPNTKLVFVGDGPLITDCLEEIHKLNLQNKIELAGFQKNSKDYYRIFDLFVLSSRYEGLPYALLEAMIMGIPAVGTNVVGIKDLIIPGETGYLVEEGDYKGLATAVLSLLENPSLLTLFSENAKRMTSTNFNFNEGIKEYEHFYTEQCLRPA
- a CDS encoding glycosyltransferase family 4 protein, whose product is MTKKIKILYVITSLGIGGAERLLVSYLKLLDHKKYEFNVVALWEKPDDLKKEIEEYCKVMVLKIKSRFSPSVVFHLAKLIRQTKPDIIHSHLFQARFYTAFAHLISNYGILITHKHNNVNPKKHNVFILLEMISIFLSKQVIAISNSVKSSLCKFELISSKKIFVLHNAIDYEKFFKIAASNKILIGKPIVIGTICRLEPQKGINYLLLAMKIILTKFPTVQLEIVGDGSLLQELKELTGKLGISNSVKFFGKFADVIPFYSRMNIFILPSLYEGFGIVLLEAMSAGIPVIATNVDGIREVVINGVSGILIRREDPEAIADAVFKIIENPQMADTLVEAGLERSKSFDIKEHVMKLDNFYSNLLGAESSK
- a CDS encoding exopolysaccharide biosynthesis polyprenyl glycosylphosphotransferase, whose protein sequence is MIVNKKSIYVASVITDFILINLSFLLALQISHTSELNFEQKQPYLLLVILNFVWFFYTNSSEFYEEFLIRPFPIQIYNIFKLSIVISIFNVLFLFVIKQELYTRNFIVINGLIVFIAITIRSIIFKSALRTLRSKGKSIRNLLIIGANKIGQRFKDVITKNPEYGHRFVGFINDAAGADVLGDFSELDKIIKEKNVEDVVIALHTGSGIDLDEMVSICNKNAVKIHVIPDFFKFLSGRFQISSVSNLPVITIRDEPLNEFIQRFIKRFFDMIFSFLVTCFVLSWFLPIMSLLIRLDSSGPALFIQERFGMKRKPFKCMKFRTLTYQKKSSVEFEPIVKKDPRVTRIGKMLRKTNLDELPQFINVLKGDMSVVGPRPLTKGVDEVYQKIYKDVKMRYNVRPGLTGWSQINGLRGEVAGEEENKQHILEKMKFDLWYIENWSLKFDIQIILITIWHMIRGDTKGF
- a CDS encoding glycosyltransferase family 4 protein, with the translated sequence MNILNILNYSPEFGGGIAKLLLALGKESKLNGHKLFIGFPERREWQNELSLHSEIIIIPEIKSASVFKFSKIIHNICKTHSIDILHLHFKFALAFSLACSFKKCTIPVIFHWHNIPKVLNEFLTPQRKFQNKLKRISLRIVASFTDSRIINYHISISREITELLTKNKWTDPEKIIFLPNGITKNNLQSNRSKLGLKKVPVIGTVANFRPQKDYETLLNAFSILDKSGVKSELWIIGDGPNRNSVENLANELGISSSIRFLGIVQNPAEVYNNFDIFVLSTHFEGHPLVLLEAMSHGLPIIATAVSSIMEVITHQENGLLVKHQDAKDLASAFQILLDDESLNSKLRQASSETFQLQISIDDWANKLIAIYEQLQK